The Actinosynnema mirum DSM 43827 genomic interval GCTGTCGCAACGGATCCGACACCCGAACTTCCCTTGCGTCGCCGACCGATGGACGTTCCCGATCCGGGTTTCGGGGTGGGCCGGCATGAGCTTGGCGCTTCGCCGGTGCTCGCCGGGACGGACAAGCGAATGAGCGACGTGCCCGTGCCACGAGAGCGGACCGTGTTCGCCCATGGCGACCTGCGGCAGGGAAACACCCTGTAGATCGCGGACGGGTTTGCTGGTCTGATTGACTGGGATTGCACCGGGATGGGACCTGTCGGTGTGGATCTTGGAAATCTGCGATGTGATGCGGCGATTCTGACGGGCCAGTTCGCGGCCGAGCAGATCCTCGACGGCTGGCAGGAGACGACTGGCAGGCAGGCTGAGAACATCGCCCACTGGAACGTCGCTGCCGCATTGAGCACTCCTGCCGACATGGCGGAATGGCTTCCTGCGATTCACGGTCAGGGACGCACCGACTTGAGCGTGGAGACGGCGATCCATCGCCGCGACGCGTTTCTGCGGGGTGTGCTCGACCGGCTCCCAGGCTGATGACCACCGGTTGGTTGCTCGGCCAGGGTTTGGCCAGCAAGTTCGATGAGGGCTCACTGGCCGGCGTTGTTAGCAGTTAGCCAGCGCTTATCGAGTTTCTGATCATGACTCATCCTTGTGCAGCACCCTGAGCGGAGTGACGGTTGCGTGCGACCGGAGGCGTGTTCTCGCAGGATTTTGTTCTCCAGCGAGAGCCCGTTGATCACCTGGGCGTAAGTGCGAACGAGTTGTTCGAGACCCATGCGGTGCTGCTTGAGCGTGAGATGATCGCGTTGCAACTGGGTGAAGCCTTCGCGCTTGTCGCGGAACTCGGCTGCGGTTCGGCGGGCGTGGAGCACCAGTTGTTGGAAGTGGTCGCGCAGGTCGGGGTGTTTCCGCGCGACGGCACGAGCGGCAGGTTAGAGATCAAGATCCACCAACAACTGCGGACCAGGTAGAGAACCAGCGAGTCGCTGGAGACGAGCGCATTGCGTTGTGACCAGCGGACGGACTCCGCCGATACCGTTTTCGTCTGGTCTCCACGCGAAGCCGAGGATGGTGCAGCCGTCGCTATCGTGGGCCGATGCGTGAGACGCCCGAAGAACTCGACGAGCTCCAGGCCCTGCTCGACGCCTCCCTGTCCCGCTCCACCGATCACCTCCGCTCGATCGTCGCCGAGCACACCATGACCGCCGAGCAGCTCACCCAAATCCTGACCGGCATGTGCACGCTCGCCCTGTCCACCGTGACGGCGAAGGGCGAGCCTCGGATCAGTGGGGTGGACGGGCACTTCCTGCACGGCAGGTGGTACTTCGGCACGGCTCGTGGCGCCGCCAAGGCACGTCACCTCGCGGCCCGGCCCGCTGCCAGCGTCGCGCACATGCGTGGCGAGGACCTGGGGGTGTTCACGCACGGCGCGGTGGAGGTCCTCAACCCCGAGGACGGCGAGGCTGCCGCGGACTGGCCGGAGTTGCTCGCGTACTTCAAGGACTTCTACGGCGATCAGAGCGAGTGGGACAGGGACGTGTTCTACTACCGGCTGCGCCCGCACTGGATGACCGTGTACGCGCCCGACGTCTCGAAGCTCATCGCCGGGTGACCGCTGGGGGCGGCCCCGGCTCTCCGCACTCCTGCGCCGCGCGGCACCCCTACGTCCACCCGTTGGCGGTCCGATCGCACCCCCGGCCGCGTTACCGTCGAGGCGCTCGCCCTCGGCAAGTCCCCTCCTGCTGGAAGGACACCCACCGTGACCGAGTCCGCCATCCTCCCCGTCCCCCGCGACCAGCGCGCGCACCCCCTGGGACCACCGGTCGGGATGGTGGAGGCGCTCGGGCACGGGCCGGTGCGGATGGTGTGGCCCAACGGGGTTCCGGCGTGGGTGATCAGCAGTTACTCCGGGGTCAGGACGGTGCTGTCCGATCCGCGCTTCAGCTCCATGCGCGAGGGCGGCCCGGACATGCGGGCCTCCGGGGACACGATCATCGGCGAGAAGCGGCCCGGCAACATCAACGTGCTCGACGGGGCCGAGCACATGCGGCTTCGCCGTCCGCTCTCCCGCGCGTTCATGGTCAAGAAGATGAACGCCATGCGCCCGTTCATCCAGCGGATCGTCGACGAGCACTTGGACGAGATGGAGCGCTCCGGCGCGCCCGCCGACCTGGTCTCGGCGTTCTGCCTGCCGATCCCCTCCCTGGTGATCGCCGAGCTGCTGGGCGTGCCCACCGAGCACCAGCCGCTGTTCCAGGCCACCGCGCGGGGCATGTTCGGCGTGGACAACGCCAAGGAGGACTACCTGCGCAACGCCGCCGAGCTCGCGGGCGTGCTGGTGCCGGTGGTGGAGGCCCGCAAGCGCGAGGGCGCCAGCGACGACCTGATCGGGCTGATGGTCAACGACACCGACTTCGAGCTGGACGAGCTGCTGTTCCTGGCGATCGGGCTGCTCGCCGCGGGTCACGAGACCACGTCGGGCGCCATCGGGCTGTTCGCGCTGACCCTGTTCGAGAACCCCGAGCAGCGGGCGGTGCTCCAGGCCGACCCGGACCGGGTGGACGTGATCGTCGAGGAGCTGCTGCGCTACTCGCAGGGCAGGCTCGGCGGGGCCGCGCTGGCGCGGCGGGCGCTGGAGGAGGTGGAGCTGGACGGGGTGACGATCCGCGAGGGCGAGTGGGTCACGGTCTCGCTCACCGCCAACCTGGACGAGGCGCTGTGCGAGCAGGCGGGCGAGCTGGACCTGACCCGCAAGAGCGTGACGCACCTGGGCTTCGGGTTCGGCCCGCACCAGTGCCTCGGCGCGAACCTGGCCCGCACCGAGCTGCAGATCATGCTGCGGTCGCTGTTCACCCGGTTCCCCGACCTGGCCCCGGCCATCCCGGTGCCGCAGATGGAGTTCCGCACGGACTCGATCACCTACTCGGCCGTCGAGATCCCCGTGGTGTGGTGACGGCGGTGACCGTGCGGATCGAGCGGGACGGGTGCATCGGGTCGGGGCAGTGCGTGCTCGCCTCGCCGGAGGTGTTCGACCAGGACGACGACGGCGTCGGCGTGGTGCTGCGCCCCGACCCGCCGGACGAGCTGCTGCCGCGGGTGCGCGACGCGGTGCACCGCTGCCCGGCCGGGGTGGTGGCGCTGGACTGACCCCACGACCCGGTCAAGGACCCTCGGGCCCGCCGTCGCGCTCGTAGTCGGTGAGCAGCTCGTAGTCCTTGGCCGGGCCGGTGGCGCGCCAGCGCTCGGTGTAGCTGTCCGGCCCGGTGATCCGCCCGGCCACCAGGTACGTGTCCGGGCTGCACCAGTGGTCGGCGCTCCAGCCGCCCTCCCCCAGGCGCAGCCGGTAGAACTCGCGGCCGTCCGCGAACGTCACGTCCAGCACGTCCGCGCCGCGTTCGGCGTACCGCAGCGACCGCGTGGCGGGCCGCCGCACGCCGCCCAGCTCGACCTCGCCCTCCTCGTGGTAGGCGAGCTGACCGGACTCCGGGTCGTCCGCGAACACCGCCCACCCGGTGAAGGCGCCCTCCTGCCCGGCCCGGTGGTCCACGACGCGCCGCCGCACCCGCCACCGCCCGCGCAGGAAGTCCGCGACCCCGTGCTGCTCCTCGCTCACCCCGCGAAGACTTCCAGGTCCACCGCCGCCGCGCCAGGCGGCCGGGGCGCCACAGCGGGTGCGCCCGCGCTCGGCGGACGGGGGAACCGGTTGGGGCAGAAGTGTTATTCGATCGCCCCGCCCCGCCAGGCCGGTGCAGCATCGAGCGCCGGGAGCAACCCTGGAGGAGGCGATCCGTGGGGTCACCACCGGAGCAGAGCGCCGGAGAGCGGTCCACCGCCCGAGGCAGGGCGGTGCTGCTCGCGCTGCGCCTGTACCTGCGGGAGCTGCGCCGCCACGGCCCGCTCACCGCGGGCGGGATGCTGCTGCCCGCGCTGGGCAACACCTGCATGCTGTACGTGGCGCCGCTGGCGGTCGCCGCGCTCGCGGGCCGGGTCGTTCAGGGCGCGGGCGTCGCCGAGGCGACGCCGCTCCTGCTGGCGTTCGGCGGCGTGCTGCTGTTCGCCGAACTGCTGTGGCGCGTCGGCATCCACTGCCTGAACCGGGTCGACGGCCGGGGCATCGAGCACCTGTCGGTGTTCGGCTTCGACGCGCTGCTCGCCAAGGACGCGTCGTTCTTCCACACCAACTTCGCCGGGTCGCTGACCAAGCGGGTGCTCGGCTTCGCGGGCCGCTTCGAGGAGTTCACCGACGCGCTGGTGTTCAGCGTGGTCGCCAAGGTCGTGCCGCTGGGCTTCGCGTGCGTGGTGCTGTGGGGCTACCACCCGGCGCTGGTGGTGGTGCTGCTCGGCCTGATCGCGGTGACGGGTGTGGCCGTGGCCCCGCTGGTGCGCCGCCGCCAGCGGCTGGTGGACGCGCGCGAGGCCGCCTACGCGCGGGTGTCCGGGCACGTCGCGGACGTGCTGTCGAACGTGGAGGCGGTGCGGGCGTTCGGCGCGGAGGAGCGCGAGGGCGCGGAGCACCGGCGGCGGGCCGCCGAGAGCCGGGCGCTGGCGCTGCGCTCGTGGGACTACGGGAACCTGCGGGTGGACGTGCTGGTGGCGCCGATGTCCGTGCTCACCAACGTCCTCGGCCTGGTGGTGGCGGTGTGGGCGAGCGGCGGGCTGGGCCTGGAGGCGCTGCTGGTGACGTTCACCTACTACGGCAACGCCACGCGGATCATGTTCGAGTTCAACCACGTCTACCGGCGGTTGGAGGGCTCGCTCACCGAGGCCGCGCAGTTCACCGAGCTGCTGCTGGACGAGCCGACCGTGGTGGACGCCGCCGAGCCGGAGCCGACCCCGACCGGGGACTCCCGCGTGAGCTTCGACGGCGTGGCGTTCGCGCACCCCGGCGCGCCGCCGCTGTTCACCGGG includes:
- a CDS encoding ABC transporter ATP-binding protein; this encodes MGSPPEQSAGERSTARGRAVLLALRLYLRELRRHGPLTAGGMLLPALGNTCMLYVAPLAVAALAGRVVQGAGVAEATPLLLAFGGVLLFAELLWRVGIHCLNRVDGRGIEHLSVFGFDALLAKDASFFHTNFAGSLTKRVLGFAGRFEEFTDALVFSVVAKVVPLGFACVVLWGYHPALVVVLLGLIAVTGVAVAPLVRRRQRLVDAREAAYARVSGHVADVLSNVEAVRAFGAEEREGAEHRRRAAESRALALRSWDYGNLRVDVLVAPMSVLTNVLGLVVAVWASGGLGLEALLVTFTYYGNATRIMFEFNHVYRRLEGSLTEAAQFTELLLDEPTVVDAAEPEPTPTGDSRVSFDGVAFAHPGAPPLFTGLDLDIPAGTRVGLVGRSGGGKTTLTRLLLRLSDVDGGSVRIGGQDISRVRQAELRGLIAYVPQDPSMLHRTLRENIAFARPGASEAEIQRAARAAHVTEFARELPEGFDTVVGERGVKLSGGQRQRVALARAILRDAPILLLDEATSALDSESEALVQRALWRLLEGRTALVVAHRLSTVVRMDRLVVLDRGRVVEQGTHAELLDAGGAYARLWRHQSGGFLDEATSGKR
- a CDS encoding DUF6314 family protein, with protein sequence MSEEQHGVADFLRGRWRVRRRVVDHRAGQEGAFTGWAVFADDPESGQLAYHEEGEVELGGVRRPATRSLRYAERGADVLDVTFADGREFYRLRLGEGGWSADHWCSPDTYLVAGRITGPDSYTERWRATGPAKDYELLTDYERDGGPEGP
- a CDS encoding ferredoxin: MTVRIERDGCIGSGQCVLASPEVFDQDDDGVGVVLRPDPPDELLPRVRDAVHRCPAGVVALD
- a CDS encoding cytochrome P450, encoding MTESAILPVPRDQRAHPLGPPVGMVEALGHGPVRMVWPNGVPAWVISSYSGVRTVLSDPRFSSMREGGPDMRASGDTIIGEKRPGNINVLDGAEHMRLRRPLSRAFMVKKMNAMRPFIQRIVDEHLDEMERSGAPADLVSAFCLPIPSLVIAELLGVPTEHQPLFQATARGMFGVDNAKEDYLRNAAELAGVLVPVVEARKREGASDDLIGLMVNDTDFELDELLFLAIGLLAAGHETTSGAIGLFALTLFENPEQRAVLQADPDRVDVIVEELLRYSQGRLGGAALARRALEEVELDGVTIREGEWVTVSLTANLDEALCEQAGELDLTRKSVTHLGFGFGPHQCLGANLARTELQIMLRSLFTRFPDLAPAIPVPQMEFRTDSITYSAVEIPVVW
- a CDS encoding pyridoxamine 5'-phosphate oxidase family protein, whose protein sequence is MRETPEELDELQALLDASLSRSTDHLRSIVAEHTMTAEQLTQILTGMCTLALSTVTAKGEPRISGVDGHFLHGRWYFGTARGAAKARHLAARPAASVAHMRGEDLGVFTHGAVEVLNPEDGEAAADWPELLAYFKDFYGDQSEWDRDVFYYRLRPHWMTVYAPDVSKLIAG